A portion of the Collinsella aerofaciens genome contains these proteins:
- a CDS encoding nitroreductase family protein, which translates to MSYLDLARGRYSCREFEDRSVEQSVVDAIVEAGRIAPSACNNHPTRVMVLDTPELLEKAAACQPRFARDGSIFGAPLVFLICSVTDDAWVRPYDQMNSSEIDTSIVCDQMMMEATEQGLGTCWVCHFKPEVAQEQFDLPKGVYPYHMLVCGYPADHIADPEHREARTIPLPNFLLK; encoded by the coding sequence ATGTCTTATTTGGATCTGGCTCGGGGTCGGTATTCTTGTCGCGAGTTTGAGGATCGTTCTGTTGAGCAGTCGGTAGTGGATGCCATTGTTGAGGCTGGGCGTATTGCTCCTTCAGCTTGTAATAACCATCCAACCCGTGTGATGGTGCTGGATACGCCTGAGCTTCTGGAGAAGGCTGCTGCTTGTCAGCCTCGGTTTGCTCGTGATGGGTCTATCTTTGGGGCTCCGCTTGTCTTCCTTATTTGCAGCGTTACCGATGATGCTTGGGTGCGTCCGTATGACCAGATGAATTCCAGTGAAATCGATACGTCCATCGTGTGCGACCAGATGATGATGGAGGCCACCGAGCAGGGCCTGGGAACGTGCTGGGTATGCCATTTTAAGCCCGAGGTGGCACAGGAGCAGTTCGACCTGCCCAAGGGCGTCTATCCCTATCACATGCTCGTCTGTGGCTATCCTGCCGACCACATCGCCGATCCCGAGCATCGCGAGGCCCGCACCATTCCCCTCCCCAACTTCCTCCTCAAGTAG
- a CDS encoding DUF47 domain-containing protein: MAKKPDSFYFDNYVACADLAVQAAELLTKIFENFDPAKIHDMLDKMHAIEHAADKKHHELEDALLTAFITPLEREDLDLMSCSLDTVLDRIEGVVQRVYFTNIQSIHPDAIVIAHKVTDACRAMKDLMVELPNYRKSKTLRELVIQINTIESEADDLYINAMRNLHVNGKDPLEVIAWRDVYAFLEYCADCCENVADVVDSIVMKNS, translated from the coding sequence ATGGCAAAGAAACCCGATTCGTTCTACTTTGACAACTACGTCGCCTGCGCCGACCTTGCCGTCCAGGCCGCCGAGCTGCTCACCAAGATTTTCGAGAACTTCGATCCTGCAAAGATTCACGATATGCTCGACAAGATGCACGCGATCGAGCATGCGGCCGACAAGAAGCACCATGAGCTTGAGGACGCCCTGCTCACGGCCTTTATCACCCCGCTTGAGCGCGAGGACCTGGACCTGATGAGCTGCTCGCTCGACACCGTGCTCGACCGCATCGAGGGCGTCGTGCAGCGCGTCTACTTCACCAACATCCAGAGTATCCATCCCGACGCCATCGTCATCGCCCACAAGGTGACCGACGCCTGCCGCGCCATGAAGGACCTGATGGTCGAGCTGCCTAACTACCGCAAGTCCAAGACGCTGCGCGAGCTCGTCATCCAGATCAACACGATCGAGTCCGAGGCCGACGACCTCTACATCAACGCTATGCGCAACCTGCATGTCAACGGCAAAGATCCGCTCGAGGTCATCGCCTGGCGTGACGTCTACGCCTTCCTGGAGTACTGCGCTGACTGCTGTGAGAATGTGGCCGATGTTGTGGATTCGATTGTCATGAAGAACAGTTAA
- a CDS encoding inorganic phosphate transporter, producing MDVTFSTFLGQLVSNPVLAVTVILALGAIFVNGWTDAPNAIATCVTTRCMPARAAILMSAAFNFLGVLIMTHFNASVANTISHIVDFGGNSTMALACLCAALFSIVVYGATASRFGIPTSQSHSLIAGLTGAAIALGGASSVNVHEWMKVIYGLALSIGLGFVMGWVLCKLVSILFAAANRRRANVFFKYAQIASAAAMSFMHGAQDGQKFIGVLFLGVAFASGQTSVGDAGIPIWIMLLCSATMGIGTSVGGERIIKSVGQSMVKLEKYQGFSADLAGAANLLLATLTGIPVSSTHIKTCAIMGVGAVKRLSAINFGVVKDMMFTWFFTFPACGFISFVMAKLFMMFI from the coding sequence ATGGACGTAACGTTCTCAACCTTCCTCGGCCAACTTGTGTCGAACCCAGTCCTTGCCGTCACCGTGATCCTCGCGCTCGGCGCCATCTTCGTCAATGGATGGACCGACGCACCCAACGCCATCGCGACCTGCGTCACTACGCGTTGCATGCCCGCCCGCGCCGCCATTCTCATGAGTGCCGCATTCAACTTCCTCGGCGTGCTCATCATGACGCACTTTAACGCGAGCGTCGCCAACACCATCTCCCATATTGTCGACTTTGGCGGAAACAGTACCATGGCGCTCGCCTGCCTGTGCGCGGCACTCTTCTCCATCGTCGTCTACGGCGCCACAGCGTCGCGTTTTGGCATCCCCACCTCGCAAAGCCACAGCCTTATCGCCGGCCTGACCGGTGCCGCCATCGCCCTCGGCGGTGCGAGCAGCGTCAACGTCCACGAGTGGATGAAGGTCATCTACGGCCTGGCGCTCTCCATCGGCCTGGGCTTTGTCATGGGCTGGGTCCTGTGCAAGCTCGTCTCGATTCTTTTCGCCGCCGCCAACAGGCGACGTGCCAATGTCTTCTTTAAATACGCTCAGATCGCGAGCGCTGCGGCCATGAGCTTTATGCACGGCGCGCAGGATGGACAGAAGTTCATCGGCGTGCTCTTTTTAGGCGTGGCCTTTGCCAGCGGCCAGACGAGCGTCGGCGATGCCGGCATCCCCATCTGGATTATGCTGCTGTGCTCGGCCACCATGGGCATCGGCACCAGCGTGGGCGGCGAGCGCATCATCAAGTCCGTTGGCCAGAGCATGGTCAAGCTCGAAAAGTACCAGGGCTTCTCCGCCGACCTCGCGGGCGCCGCAAACCTGCTGCTTGCCACCCTTACCGGCATCCCCGTGTCCTCCACCCATATCAAGACCTGCGCCATCATGGGCGTCGGTGCCGTCAAGCGCCTTTCGGCCATCAACTTCGGCGTCGTCAAGGACATGATGTTCACCTGGTTCTTCACCTTCCCCGCCTGTGGATTCATCAGCTTTGTCATGGCCAAGCTGTTCATGATGTTCATCTAG
- a CDS encoding Bax inhibitor-1 family protein, whose product MNDIQGYQNGPVETGASRAKEMSPRAYNLAMSALIFLGFCAMGAGAYFTSTMSFARMMMSGAALPLVFGSFILTIVGMVMMSAAAGKQSVGLSLVGYVIFASTFGLTASFGLANYDLPTINTAFIATAAITFVFGALGVTFPKFFQRVYGIGFGILLATILVEIVLMFMGVSQTITDLIVIVVFAGFIGYDTYVATTVPPTLPNAVLMASNLFVDIINVFLRILNILGRRD is encoded by the coding sequence ATGAACGATATTCAGGGCTATCAGAACGGCCCCGTCGAGACCGGCGCAAGCCGCGCCAAGGAGATGTCGCCGCGCGCGTACAATCTCGCCATGTCCGCCCTCATCTTCTTGGGCTTTTGCGCCATGGGCGCTGGCGCCTACTTTACGAGCACCATGTCGTTTGCGCGCATGATGATGAGCGGCGCCGCCCTACCGCTGGTCTTTGGCTCGTTTATTTTAACCATCGTCGGCATGGTCATGATGTCGGCTGCTGCGGGCAAGCAGTCCGTGGGCCTGTCCCTTGTGGGCTACGTAATCTTTGCGAGCACCTTTGGCCTGACCGCGTCGTTTGGCCTTGCCAACTACGACCTGCCCACCATCAACACTGCCTTTATCGCCACGGCCGCTATCACCTTTGTCTTTGGCGCCTTGGGCGTGACGTTCCCCAAGTTTTTCCAGCGCGTATATGGCATCGGCTTTGGTATTCTGCTTGCCACCATTTTGGTTGAGATCGTGCTGATGTTTATGGGCGTTTCGCAGACCATCACCGACCTGATCGTGATTGTGGTGTTTGCCGGCTTTATTGGCTACGACACCTATGTTGCCACGACAGTGCCGCCTACGCTGCCCAATGCGGTGCTCATGGCGTCCAATCTGTTCGTGGACATTATCAACGTGTTCCTGCGCATCCTGAACATCCTCGGTCGTCGCGACTAG
- a CDS encoding TIGR02452 family protein: MADVDNRNRNRRSNRAGQPNPKREARAKAAERHVATVSEAFAKDIERSLAGVREFDGMPAGFVAAMKAKVQKAAAAEEQAAEDVEAAVDVEVAPEPVEEATEAESAPAEEPAETEPAPAEEPAPVLPEVTVLDASATQAILDNGRGYAQFCDMAVLAFASFTNPGGGYIQGYLGQEATLCADSYLYNVLDKQRKWYGENRRRNINCELYRNRALVVPAVRFDRKHVHAYADVIVAAAPNAKRARQEYRVSDDALLDALRDRIRFVLAICDELGREKLVLGAWGCENNGFDAEAVSELFRKELASGDFKVKQVFFAVPSTRWDEDFAKFEHVLANFPERNEESYAQVAARAAAARAAEQAQAAAEDDEDDDDWRKYL, encoded by the coding sequence ATGGCAGACGTCGACAACAGGAACCGTAACCGCAGGTCCAACCGAGCGGGTCAGCCCAATCCCAAGCGCGAGGCCCGTGCCAAGGCCGCCGAGCGCCATGTGGCGACTGTGTCCGAAGCGTTCGCCAAGGATATCGAGCGTTCGCTTGCCGGTGTTCGCGAGTTTGACGGCATGCCCGCCGGCTTTGTCGCGGCGATGAAGGCCAAGGTTCAGAAGGCAGCAGCTGCTGAGGAGCAAGCTGCCGAGGACGTCGAGGCCGCTGTCGATGTCGAGGTGGCGCCCGAGCCCGTCGAGGAGGCCACCGAAGCCGAGTCTGCGCCCGCCGAGGAGCCTGCGGAGACCGAGCCCGCGCCTGCTGAGGAGCCCGCTCCGGTTCTGCCCGAGGTCACCGTGCTCGATGCCTCCGCCACGCAGGCCATCTTGGACAACGGCCGCGGCTATGCGCAGTTCTGCGACATGGCTGTGCTCGCCTTTGCCTCGTTCACCAATCCGGGCGGTGGCTACATCCAGGGCTATCTGGGCCAGGAGGCCACGCTGTGCGCCGATTCGTATCTGTACAACGTCCTCGATAAGCAGCGTAAATGGTACGGTGAGAACCGTCGCCGCAACATCAACTGTGAGCTGTACCGCAACCGTGCGCTGGTGGTGCCCGCGGTGCGCTTCGACCGCAAGCATGTGCACGCCTATGCCGACGTGATCGTCGCCGCTGCACCCAACGCCAAGCGTGCTCGCCAGGAGTACCGCGTGAGCGACGATGCCTTGCTTGACGCCCTGCGCGACCGCATCCGCTTTGTGCTTGCTATCTGCGATGAGCTTGGCCGCGAGAAGCTCGTACTGGGTGCTTGGGGCTGCGAGAACAACGGCTTTGACGCAGAGGCCGTGTCCGAGCTCTTCCGCAAGGAGCTCGCATCGGGCGACTTCAAGGTCAAGCAGGTCTTCTTTGCCGTGCCCTCTACGCGCTGGGACGAGGACTTCGCCAAGTTCGAGCACGTGTTGGCAAACTTCCCCGAGCGCAACGAGGAGTCCTATGCTCAGGTTGCCGCCCGTGCCGCAGCCGCCCGTGCCGCCGAGCAGGCTCAGGCCGCTGCCGAGGATGACGAGGATGACGACGACTGGCGCAAGTACCTGTAA
- a CDS encoding SGNH/GDSL hydrolase family protein, with amino-acid sequence MKNVLCFGDSNTYGYDPAGMRDGTAVRYAQDVRWCGVAQRDLGDGWHVIEEGLNGRTTVRDDMCHLDTNLNGIRALPMLLEAHKPLDAIVIMLGTNDCKTVFNVTASDIARGAMALIRAVRAFPWTDAAPCPRILLMAPIKIKPQIADVYMTDFDEHSVEASEHFAEYYAHVAEQFSCDFLNAAEFAEPGDIDYLHMMPESHESLGHAVAAKLKEMLGE; translated from the coding sequence ATGAAAAACGTTCTGTGCTTTGGTGACAGCAACACCTATGGCTATGATCCGGCTGGTATGCGCGATGGCACTGCGGTGCGCTATGCGCAGGATGTGCGTTGGTGCGGCGTGGCGCAGCGTGATCTGGGCGATGGCTGGCATGTAATTGAAGAAGGCCTCAACGGCCGCACGACGGTACGCGACGACATGTGCCATCTGGACACCAATCTTAACGGCATCCGCGCGCTGCCGATGCTGCTCGAGGCTCATAAGCCGCTGGATGCGATCGTTATTATGCTGGGAACTAACGATTGCAAGACGGTCTTTAACGTGACAGCTTCCGATATCGCCCGTGGCGCCATGGCGCTGATTCGCGCCGTCCGCGCGTTTCCGTGGACCGACGCTGCGCCTTGCCCGCGCATCCTGCTGATGGCTCCTATCAAGATCAAGCCGCAGATCGCCGATGTGTATATGACCGACTTTGACGAGCATTCCGTCGAGGCCTCGGAGCATTTTGCTGAATACTATGCGCACGTAGCTGAGCAGTTTAGCTGCGACTTTTTGAATGCAGCGGAGTTTGCCGAGCCGGGCGATATCGACTATCTGCATATGATGCCCGAAAGCCACGAGAGCCTGGGTCACGCCGTGGCAGCCAAGCTCAAAGAGATGCTCGGTGAGTAG
- the thiD gene encoding bifunctional hydroxymethylpyrimidine kinase/phosphomethylpyrimidine kinase, producing MDRSKVPAVLSIAGSDSSGGAGIQADIKTITAHRLYAETAITAITAQNTLGVTAVQNISPDIVAAQIDAVFDDIRPSAVKISMVSSAEIIEVIADRLSAWNATNVVVDPVMVATSGARLIAEDAAEALTRRLFPLATVITPNIPEAMALLDYEVDSERTQQNAAMLLTRRFGCASLVKGGHLVNEANDVLAEPAPLDDEGNHLGDPLTTWFRHKRIETDNTHGTGCTLSSAIACALAQGMDLADAVNAGKAYLTGALAAGFDMGKGSGPVNHMWQY from the coding sequence ATGGATCGCAGTAAGGTACCTGCCGTCCTGTCCATCGCAGGATCCGATTCCAGCGGTGGCGCCGGCATTCAGGCCGACATCAAGACCATCACGGCGCACCGCCTGTATGCCGAGACGGCCATCACCGCCATCACCGCACAAAACACGCTCGGTGTCACCGCCGTGCAGAATATCTCCCCTGATATCGTCGCTGCGCAGATCGACGCCGTATTTGACGATATCCGCCCCAGCGCCGTCAAGATAAGCATGGTTTCCTCTGCCGAGATTATCGAGGTTATCGCCGACCGCCTGAGCGCCTGGAACGCGACGAACGTGGTCGTCGACCCCGTCATGGTAGCCACCTCGGGCGCACGGCTGATTGCCGAAGATGCCGCCGAGGCGCTCACCCGCCGCCTGTTCCCACTGGCAACCGTCATCACGCCCAATATTCCCGAGGCCATGGCCCTGCTTGACTACGAGGTCGACTCCGAGCGCACACAGCAAAATGCTGCCATGCTCCTCACCCGCCGCTTTGGTTGCGCATCCCTCGTTAAGGGTGGGCATCTTGTCAACGAGGCCAACGATGTATTGGCCGAACCCGCGCCACTCGATGACGAGGGCAACCATCTGGGCGATCCGCTCACCACGTGGTTCCGCCACAAGCGCATCGAGACCGACAACACACACGGCACCGGCTGCACGCTTTCGTCCGCCATCGCCTGCGCGCTGGCCCAGGGCATGGATCTTGCCGATGCCGTCAACGCCGGCAAGGCCTACCTAACCGGCGCTCTCGCCGCCGGCTTTGACATGGGCAAAGGCTCCGGCCCCGTCAACCACATGTGGCAATATTAA
- the thiC gene encoding phosphomethylpyrimidine synthase ThiC: MSTQTEPKLVTQIDFARAGQITPQMKEVAEREHRDPEYIRERVADGRIAIPANIVHIKKGMRAFGVGEGLSTKVNVNLGISGDKADAAEEWKKVKIAEDFGADAIMDLSNSGKTRQFRQQLIDETPLMVGTVPMYDAIGYMEKPLVKLTKDDLFEVVRAHAEDGVDFMTIHCGINKSVTKTFKETGRLMNIVSRGGSLLFGWMEVTGNENPFYEYFDELLEICHEYDVTISLGDSCRPGCLYDSNDATETAEMIELGKLCKRAWAAGVQVMVEGPGHMALDEIAANMKLQKRLCHNAPFYVLGPLVTDIGVGYDHITAAIGGAISASSGADFLCYVTPAEHLCLPNAQDVLDGLMATKIAAHAADIAKKVPHARDMDDKMGQARRKLDWDAMWKCALDPVTGKKRYEESPAATEGTCTMCGKMCAVRTVNKVFEGTTIDLGMED; encoded by the coding sequence ATGAGCACACAGACCGAGCCCAAGCTCGTCACGCAAATCGACTTCGCCCGTGCCGGGCAGATTACGCCGCAGATGAAGGAGGTTGCCGAGCGCGAGCATCGCGACCCCGAGTACATCCGCGAGCGCGTGGCCGACGGCCGCATCGCCATCCCCGCCAACATCGTGCATATCAAAAAGGGCATGCGCGCCTTTGGTGTCGGCGAGGGCCTGTCCACCAAGGTCAACGTCAACCTGGGCATCTCGGGCGATAAGGCCGATGCCGCCGAGGAGTGGAAGAAGGTCAAGATCGCCGAGGACTTTGGCGCCGACGCCATCATGGACCTCTCCAACTCGGGCAAGACGCGCCAGTTCCGCCAGCAGCTCATCGACGAGACGCCGCTTATGGTGGGCACCGTCCCCATGTACGACGCCATCGGCTACATGGAAAAGCCGCTGGTCAAGCTTACCAAGGATGACCTGTTCGAGGTCGTGCGCGCGCACGCCGAGGACGGCGTGGACTTTATGACCATCCACTGCGGCATCAACAAGTCGGTCACCAAGACCTTTAAGGAGACCGGCCGTCTCATGAACATCGTCAGCCGCGGCGGCTCGCTGCTGTTTGGCTGGATGGAGGTCACCGGCAACGAAAACCCCTTCTACGAGTACTTTGACGAGCTGCTCGAGATTTGCCACGAGTACGACGTGACGATTTCGCTCGGCGACTCCTGCCGCCCGGGCTGCCTCTACGACTCCAACGACGCCACCGAGACCGCTGAGATGATCGAGCTGGGCAAGCTGTGTAAGCGCGCTTGGGCCGCCGGCGTCCAGGTCATGGTCGAGGGTCCGGGTCACATGGCGCTCGACGAGATCGCCGCCAACATGAAACTGCAGAAGCGCCTGTGCCACAATGCCCCGTTCTATGTGCTCGGGCCGCTGGTGACCGATATCGGCGTGGGTTACGACCACATCACCGCTGCCATCGGCGGCGCCATCTCCGCCAGCTCCGGTGCCGACTTCCTGTGCTACGTGACGCCGGCCGAGCACCTGTGCCTGCCCAACGCCCAGGACGTGCTCGATGGCCTCATGGCCACCAAGATTGCCGCGCACGCCGCCGATATCGCCAAGAAGGTGCCGCACGCCCGCGACATGGACGACAAGATGGGTCAGGCACGCCGCAAGCTCGACTGGGACGCCATGTGGAAGTGCGCGCTCGACCCGGTTACCGGCAAGAAACGCTACGAAGAATCCCCCGCCGCCACCGAGGGCACCTGCACCATGTGCGGCAAGATGTGCGCCGTCCGCACCGTTAACAAGGTGTTCGAAGGCACGACGATCGACCTCGGCATGGAGGACTAA
- a CDS encoding YaaA family protein, translating into MLQVIISPAKQMRAAQDAFEVQGIPPFVHETARLHRALLDIERNEGSGGLQALWNVSDKLLGPCLNTLHEFRPILGNGNLDNPALARHLSPAVMSYHGIQYQSMAPEVMDSAQLAWLQDHLWILSGLYGCVRPFHAVEPYRLEMGAKLAVDDARDLYAFWSDKLAQAVAPAGSNTTIVNLASVEYAKAVLPHLAGDATAVTCLFGEGIRNGKPIQRSTASKKARGSMVRWMAENELEDASGLTAFNIGYRHIPELSDENTLVFMNAQAQ; encoded by the coding sequence ATGCTGCAGGTCATCATTTCGCCCGCCAAGCAGATGCGCGCGGCACAAGATGCTTTTGAAGTTCAGGGGATTCCACCTTTTGTGCACGAGACGGCTCGCCTCCACCGCGCACTGCTAGATATCGAGCGGAATGAGGGCAGCGGCGGTCTGCAGGCGCTATGGAACGTGAGTGACAAACTGCTGGGGCCTTGCCTCAACACCCTGCATGAGTTTAGGCCCATCTTGGGAAACGGCAATCTCGACAATCCCGCACTCGCCCGTCACCTCTCCCCTGCCGTCATGTCCTATCACGGCATTCAATACCAGAGCATGGCGCCCGAGGTGATGGATTCAGCGCAGCTCGCATGGCTGCAAGACCATCTATGGATCCTCTCCGGCCTCTACGGGTGCGTTCGTCCCTTTCATGCCGTCGAACCGTATCGACTGGAAATGGGCGCGAAGCTCGCCGTTGACGATGCCCGAGACCTCTACGCGTTTTGGAGCGACAAGCTCGCGCAGGCTGTCGCCCCGGCAGGCTCAAACACCACGATCGTCAACCTCGCCAGCGTAGAGTATGCCAAAGCCGTTCTGCCCCATCTCGCGGGCGACGCCACGGCCGTCACATGCCTTTTTGGCGAGGGTATCCGCAACGGGAAGCCCATCCAACGGTCGACCGCCAGCAAAAAGGCGCGCGGTTCCATGGTGCGGTGGATGGCAGAAAACGAGCTCGAGGATGCAAGCGGGCTCACCGCATTCAACATCGGCTATCGTCACATCCCCGAGCTTTCAGACGAAAACACCCTGGTTTTCATGAACGCGCAGGCACAATAG
- a CDS encoding IS3 family transposase, which yields MYSREKVELFLLATEDGMGPTAAAEFAGVTVSAAKKWATGHLPRSYTGGGCRIVARKPPRKEASLGPDKSTYAPPATGPLAGLNEDQIENLLLRAVLADLKAEGWDPASISNRSKCELGERLRRATALPLRSITGFLRISKSSYEYWRPRVAAPRDRDADIRGRVVRIFREGSGCWGYRTVWARLRREGVRASEKRVARVMREEGLEVVYNKKRARGYSSYAGEVSKAPENLVNRKFRADEPNRLWLTDITEFRLPGGEKVYLSPVIDCFDGMPVAWSIGLHPDKRLANSSLLKACAARPAGARTTIHSDRGGHYRWPEWIGICEENGLVRSMSAKGCSPDNSACEGFFGRLKNEFFRYRDWEGVTAEEFMGRLEAYLVYYRDGRIKKSLEWLSPMEYRRKLGYA from the coding sequence ATGTACAGCAGGGAGAAGGTCGAGCTCTTCCTCCTGGCGACGGAGGACGGCATGGGGCCCACCGCCGCCGCGGAGTTCGCGGGGGTCACGGTGAGCGCGGCCAAGAAGTGGGCGACGGGGCACCTCCCGCGCAGCTACACCGGCGGGGGCTGTAGAATCGTGGCGAGGAAACCGCCACGGAAGGAGGCCAGCTTGGGCCCCGACAAGTCGACCTACGCCCCGCCCGCGACCGGCCCGCTCGCCGGGCTCAACGAGGACCAGATAGAGAACCTGCTGCTCAGGGCGGTGTTGGCCGACCTAAAAGCGGAAGGGTGGGACCCGGCTTCGATCTCGAACAGGAGCAAGTGCGAGCTCGGCGAGAGATTGAGGCGGGCGACCGCCCTGCCCCTCCGCTCGATCACAGGTTTCTTGAGGATATCGAAGAGCTCCTATGAGTACTGGAGGCCCCGCGTCGCCGCGCCGCGCGACCGCGACGCCGACATACGCGGCCGCGTGGTGCGCATCTTCCGCGAGGGCTCGGGCTGCTGGGGGTACCGCACCGTCTGGGCGCGCCTGCGCCGCGAGGGCGTCCGCGCCAGCGAGAAGCGCGTGGCCCGCGTGATGCGCGAGGAGGGCCTCGAGGTCGTCTACAACAAGAAGCGCGCCCGGGGCTACAGCTCCTACGCCGGCGAGGTCTCCAAGGCGCCGGAGAACCTCGTGAACAGGAAGTTCCGCGCCGACGAGCCCAACCGGCTGTGGCTCACCGACATCACCGAGTTCAGGCTCCCGGGCGGCGAGAAGGTCTACCTGAGCCCGGTCATCGATTGCTTCGACGGGATGCCCGTTGCCTGGTCGATCGGGCTGCACCCCGACAAGCGCCTCGCGAACTCGAGCCTGCTCAAGGCCTGCGCGGCGAGGCCGGCGGGCGCGCGCACGACGATCCACTCGGACCGGGGCGGCCACTACCGCTGGCCGGAGTGGATCGGGATCTGCGAGGAGAACGGCCTGGTCAGGAGCATGTCCGCGAAGGGCTGCAGCCCGGACAACTCGGCCTGCGAGGGCTTCTTCGGGCGCCTCAAGAACGAGTTCTTCCGCTATAGGGACTGGGAGGGCGTGACGGCCGAGGAGTTCATGGGGAGGCTCGAGGCCTACCTCGTGTACTATCGGGACGGGCGCATCAAGAAGTCCCTCGAGTGGCTGAGCCCGATGGAGTACCGCAGGAAGCTTGGATACGCCTAG
- a CDS encoding aminopeptidase → MERPCAWKKYTPQQIEELEELCRGYKQFLSENKTERLCVKTGIKMAEEAGYVDLETVIAEGRELKAGDKVYAANHGKDLMLVNLGTAPLEQGFNILGAHVDSPRLDLKQNPAFEAGDMAYLDTHYYGGVKSYHWVASPLALVGVICKKDGTTVDINIGDKTDDPVFTISDLLIHLSSEQMSKPAKDAVDAEILDVIVGGRPVKFDEDDKDAPKEPVKQMFLDILKEQYDVEEEDFLSAEIEVVPAGPARDMGLDRSMILGYGHDDRVCAYPSMLAQIDVANVERTSITLIVDKEEIGSVGATGMTSRFFENTVAEIMTLAGEDSPLALRRALARSRMLSSDVSAGFDPGYAGKFETKNSAFMGRGLCFNKYTGSRGKGGSNDADAEYVALIRDIMDEAGVDFQTCELGRVNAGGGGTIAYIMAKYGMNVIDSGVAVLSMHALWEVANKADIYEAYRGYKAFLERA, encoded by the coding sequence ATGGAGCGTCCCTGCGCATGGAAAAAGTACACGCCACAGCAAATCGAGGAGCTCGAGGAGCTTTGCCGCGGCTATAAGCAGTTTTTGAGCGAGAACAAGACCGAGCGCCTGTGCGTCAAGACCGGCATCAAGATGGCCGAGGAGGCGGGATACGTCGACCTGGAGACCGTGATTGCCGAGGGCCGCGAGCTCAAGGCAGGCGACAAGGTGTACGCCGCCAACCACGGCAAGGACCTTATGCTCGTCAACCTTGGCACCGCCCCGCTCGAGCAGGGCTTTAACATCCTGGGCGCCCACGTGGACTCGCCGCGCCTGGACCTTAAGCAGAATCCCGCCTTCGAGGCCGGCGACATGGCCTACCTCGACACGCACTACTACGGCGGCGTCAAGAGCTACCACTGGGTGGCCTCCCCGCTCGCACTTGTGGGCGTCATCTGCAAAAAGGACGGCACCACCGTCGACATCAACATCGGCGACAAGACGGACGACCCGGTCTTTACCATCTCCGACCTGCTGATCCACCTCTCGAGCGAGCAGATGTCCAAGCCCGCCAAGGACGCCGTCGACGCCGAAATCCTCGACGTGATCGTGGGCGGCCGTCCCGTCAAGTTCGATGAGGACGACAAGGACGCTCCCAAGGAGCCCGTCAAGCAGATGTTCCTGGATATCCTCAAGGAGCAGTACGACGTCGAGGAGGAGGACTTCCTCTCCGCCGAGATCGAGGTCGTGCCCGCCGGTCCCGCCCGTGACATGGGCCTCGACCGCTCCATGATTCTGGGCTATGGCCACGACGACCGCGTCTGCGCCTACCCCTCCATGCTCGCCCAGATCGACGTCGCCAACGTGGAGCGCACGAGCATCACGCTCATCGTCGACAAGGAGGAAATCGGTTCCGTGGGCGCCACCGGCATGACGAGCCGCTTCTTCGAGAACACCGTCGCCGAGATCATGACGCTCGCCGGCGAGGACAGCCCGCTGGCCCTGCGCCGCGCACTCGCCCGCAGCCGCATGCTCTCCTCCGACGTGTCCGCCGGCTTCGACCCGGGCTACGCCGGCAAGTTCGAGACCAAGAACTCAGCCTTCATGGGTCGCGGCCTGTGCTTTAACAAGTACACGGGCAGCCGCGGCAAGGGCGGCTCCAACGACGCCGACGCCGAGTACGTGGCCCTCATCCGCGACATCATGGACGAGGCCGGCGTGGACTTCCAGACCTGTGAGCTCGGTCGCGTCAACGCGGGCGGCGGCGGCACCATCGCCTACATCATGGCCAAGTACGGCATGAACGTCATCGATTCCGGTGTTGCCGTCCTGTCCATGCACGCCCTGTGGGAGGTCGCCAACAAGGCCGATATCTACGAGGCCTACCGTGGCTACAAGGCCTTCCTCGAGCGCGCCTAA